The Clarias gariepinus isolate MV-2021 ecotype Netherlands chromosome 7, CGAR_prim_01v2, whole genome shotgun sequence genome includes a window with the following:
- the leo1 gene encoding RNA polymerase-associated protein LEO1 has protein sequence MADMDELFGSDGDSDNEQRDSSSGSGSGSDSEPERPRSVSNASGSGSDRDHDDDDDGHDGGKPSNKELFGDDSEDERGSDNQSEHSGNDNQSDGSEHSDAEQHSGSEGHHEEEDDDDAHSHRSDAGSPASGAGSPASGAGSPASGAGSPASGGGSPVSGAGSPASGAGSPVSGAGSHRSGRGSVTPMSDHSDGEGSVRDGQSGDEKWGGERKSGSPRSDQSEDEEKQHHSDEERDHSDDEMREHKSGSAKGSDSEDDFIGRKKKKVASDSDSDSEGGQRGKKSAADDLFGEADDISSDSDNEKPPTPGQPLDNEEGMEGEQQEEEPLPETRIEVEIPKVSTDLGSDLYFVKLPNFLSVEPRPFDPQYYEDEFEDEEMLDEEGRTRLKLKVENTIRWRSRRDDEGNDIRESNARIVKWSDGSMSLHLGNEVFDVYKAPLQGDHNHLFIRQGTGLQGQAVFKTKLTFRPHSTDSATHRKMTLSLADRCSKTQKIRILPMAGRDPESQRNEMIKKEEERLRASIRRESQQRRMREKQHQRGLSAGYLEPDRYDDEEEGEEAISLAAIKSKYKGGGLREERARIYSSDSDEGSDEDKAQRLMKAKKLDSEEEGENSGKRKAEDEDDASTKKAKKYVISDEEEED, from the exons ATGGCGGACATGGACGAGCTGTTCGGTAGTGATGGAGACAGCGACAACGAGCAGCGCG ACTCCAGTTCCGGCTCTGGTTCCGGTTCCGACTCGGAGCCGGAGCGTCCGCGCTCGGTCAGTAACGCCTCCGGCAGCGGGAGCGACAGGGATCACGACGATGACGATGACGGACACGACGGCGGAAAGCCGAGCAACAAAGAGCTGTTCGGAGACGACAGCGAGGACGAGCGCGGCAGCGACAACCAATCAGAACACTCTGGAAACGACAACCAATCAGACGGCAGCGAGCACTCGGACGCGGAGCAGCACAGCGGTTCAGAGGGACATCACGAGGAGGAAGACGACGATGACGCTCACAG TCACAGGTCAGATGCAGGGAGCCCCGCCTCTGGAGCGGGTAGTCCCGCCTCGGGAGCAGGAAGCCCCGCTTCCGGTGCGGGTAGCCCCGCCTCTGGAGGAGGAAGCCCTGTCTCCGGGGCCGGAAGTCCCGCCTCCGGGGCAGGAAGTCCTGTTTCTGGAGCAGGAAGCCACCGTTCCGGGAGAGGGAGCGTCACGCCGATGTCGGATCACTCGGACGGCGAGGGCTCGGTGAGAGACGGGCAGTCGGGGGACGAGAAGTGGGGGGGCGAGCGGAAGAGCGGCAGCCCGCGCTCCGACCAATCAGAGGACGAGGAGAAGCAGCACCACTCAGACGAAGAGCGAGATCATTCAGACGACGAAATGAGGGAGCACAAGTCTG GTTCGGCTAAAGGCAGCGACAGCGAGGACGACTTTATaggaaggaagaagaagaaagtggCGTCTGATTCCGACTCGGACAGTGAAGGAGGACAGAGGG GTAAGAAGAGTGCGGCGGACGATCTGTTTGGAGAAGCAGACGACATCTCGTCAGACAGCGATAATGAGAAACCACCCACACCTGGACAACCACTG GATAATGAGGAGGGGATGGAGGGCgagcagcaggaggaggagcCGCTGCCTGAGACACGCATCGAGGTGGAGATCCCCAAAGTCAGCACTGATCTAGGAAGTGACCTTTACTTCGTCAAACTGCCCAACTTCCTCAGTGTGGAGCCCAG ACCGTTTGACCCCCAGTACTATGAGGACGAGTTTGAGGATGAGGAGATGTTGGATGAAGAAGGCCGGACCAGGCTGAAGCTGAAGGTAGAAAACACTATAAGGTGGCGCAGTCGCCGTGATGACGAGGGGAACGACATCCGCGAGAGCAACGCGCGCATCGTGAAGTGGTCCGACGGCAG cATGTCCCTGCACCTGGGTAACGAGGTGTTTGACGTGTATAAAGCTCCTCTACAGGGAGACCACAACCACCTGTTCATCAGACAGGGAACAGGACTGCAGGGCCAGGCGGTGTTCAAAACCAAGCTCACCTTCAG acccCACTCGACAGACAGCGCCACCCACAGGAAGATGACTCTCTCTCTGGCCGATCGATGCTCCAAGACACAGAAGATCAGGATTTTGCCGATGGCTGGACGAGACCCCGAGTCCCAGAGGAACGAGATGATAAag aaAGAGGAGGAGCGTCTGCGTGCGTCTATCCGGCGCGAGTCTCAGCAGAGGAGGATGAGGGAGAAGCAGCACCAGCGCGGCCTGAGCGCCGGATACCTGGAGCCTGATCGCTATGACGACgaggaagagggagaggaagCCATCAGTCTCGCCGCCATCAAGAGCAAATACAAAGGAGGAGGACTGagag aggaGAGAGCGAGGATCTACTCGTCTGACAGTGACGAGGGCTCTGATGAGGATAAAGCACAACGACTCATGAAGGCCAAGAAACTCGACAGTGAGGag gagGGAGAGAACTCGGGCAAGAGGAAGGCTGAAGACGAGGACGATGCGTCCACCAAGAAAGCCAAGAAATACGTCATCAGtgatgaagaggaggaagacTAG